In one window of Astyanax mexicanus isolate ESR-SI-001 chromosome 18, AstMex3_surface, whole genome shotgun sequence DNA:
- the LOC111192755 gene encoding sialoadhesin-like, producing MWTQCSLGQSDKVSCSPQTICALRESAVDLECSYSNTIKPQQSFWFSSKLKAKWRKEEDPEDLALDSDYARRVIYKTSSSSSITSTSTLTIRDLRERDSGEYQLMIITESGEKYSSSTAITLTVSDLQIKMISDTDRKWTLNCSTSCSLSSKPLYYYWYNNGQNSHSTNYRLWSLISLYQTDTPSSYSCSAGWTPDIRSSSVCVSGENCWSVIYSERRVCVLEDSSVDFPCIYSYPSGQRVTESYWFYFQPGVNPNDLSKKEQFAGRVEFPGDKERNCTLRIRNVTKRDSGEYRYRFLNNEGRGFSGSPGVILSVTDLQVKMSPSSPSEGQTVTLTCSSTCTLPNNPTYFWYKNGQPVTNKPTRYNKLYLESTSPEDVFQCSCTLGGINFL from the exons GTTCTCTTGGTCAGAGTGATAAAGTGTCCTGCAGTCCTCAGACTATCTGTGCTCTGCGGGAATCAGCAGTGGATCTGGAGTGCTCTTATTCAAACACCATCAAACCTCAGCAAAGCTTCTGGTTCAGCTCCAAACTAAAAGCTAAATGGAGGAAAGAAGAAGATCCAGAGGATTTAGCTTTAGATTCAGACTACGCAAGACGAGTGATCTATAAGACCAGTAGCTCCTCATCCATTACCTCCACTTCAACTCTTACGATCagagatctgagagagagagactcgggGGAATATCAGCTCATGATCATTACAGAATCAGGAGAGAAATATTCCAGCTCTACAGCGATCACTCTAACGGTTTCAG ATCTGCAGATAAAGATGATCTCTGATACCGACAGGAAATGGACACTGAACTGTAGCACCTCCTGCAGTTTGAGCTCTAAACCTCTTTATTATTACTGGTACAACAATGGACAAAACTCACACTCAACAAATTATAGACTTTGGAGTTTGATAAGTTTATATCAAACTGATACTCCTAGCAGCTACTCCTGCTCTGCTGGCTGGACTCCTGACATTCGTTCCAGCTCAGTAT GTGTTTCTGGTGAGAACTGTTGGAGTGTGATCTACTCAGAGAGAAGAGTGTGTGTTCTGGAGGATTCCTCAGTGGACTTTCCCTGTATTTACTCATATCCCAGTGGACAGAGAGTTACTGAATCATACTGGTTTTACTTTCAGCCTGGAGTGAATCCAAATGATCTGAGTAAGAAAGAGCAGTTTGCAGGCCGAGTGGAGTTTCCGGGGGATAAAGAGAGAAACTGCACTCTGAGAATCAGAAATGTGACGAAGAGAGACTCTGGAGAATATCGGTATCGATTTCTTAATAATGAAGGAAGGGGTTTCTCTGGTAGTCCTGGAGTTATTCTGAGTGTTACAG ATCTTCAGGTGAAAATGAGTCCCAGCTCTCCATCAGAAGGACAGACAGTAACACTGACctgtagctccacctgcactCTGCCCAACAACCCCACCTACTTCTGGTACAAGAACGGACAGCCTGTAACCAACAAACCCACCAGATACAACAAGCTCTACCTGGAGTCAACAAGCCCTGAGGATGTTTTCCAGTGTTCCTGTACTCTAGGAGGTATCAACTTTTTGTAG